The proteins below are encoded in one region of Sulfitobacter sp. SK012:
- a CDS encoding IS6 family transposase: MVDFKGAHYPKAVIVHAVFFYVRYAVSYRDLEEILAERGVAVDHATLNRWVVKYSPLIATNAQAKKRPTAVSWRMDETYIKVKGKWTYYYRAIDKFGKTLDFMLSEHRDEAAATAFFTRAIGNNGFPDRVVIDKSGANLAGLQNMNCLLILNGWYWLIEFLQVKYLNNIIEQDHRFIKKLTRQMKGFKSFRSASATLEGLEVAHMIRKRQFDLSGQSAFQQFEALAG, translated from the coding sequence TGGTTGATTTTAAAGGCGCGCATTATCCAAAAGCTGTGATCGTCCACGCAGTGTTTTTCTACGTCCGGTATGCCGTGTCATATCGCGATCTGGAAGAGATTTTAGCGGAGCGTGGTGTGGCCGTTGATCACGCGACCCTGAACCGCTGGGTCGTGAAATATTCGCCGCTGATCGCCACAAACGCCCAGGCCAAGAAGCGACCGACAGCCGTTTCCTGGCGGATGGACGAGACTTACATCAAGGTGAAAGGCAAGTGGACGTATTATTACCGAGCCATCGACAAGTTCGGCAAAACCCTTGATTTCATGCTATCGGAGCATCGTGATGAAGCAGCCGCAACCGCATTCTTCACGCGCGCAATCGGAAACAACGGTTTCCCTGACAGAGTGGTCATCGACAAAAGCGGGGCGAATCTCGCCGGGCTACAGAACATGAACTGCCTGCTGATTTTGAACGGGTGGTACTGGCTGATTGAATTCCTTCAGGTCAAATATCTCAACAACATCATTGAACAGGACCACAGGTTCATCAAGAAGCTGACACGACAAATGAAGGGCTTCAAGTCCTTCAGATCAGCTTCTGCAACTCTGGAAGGCCTCGAAGTTGCGCACATGATCCGCAAACGGCAATTCGACCTCTCTGGCCAATCTGCATTCCAACAATTCGAGGCACTCGCTGGATAA